The following DNA comes from Cellulophaga sp. HaHa_2_95.
TGCCCTTATCCTATCTATAATTTTAGGTACCGTCTATGGGCAACTAGATAAAGACCCTCATTTAATATATCCTGTGGTAATGATGTTGCTTACCAACATCATATCCATAGCGTTTGCAATATTTGCTACGAGGCCAGAATTAAAACATGGGGAGAAGCATACGAACAACTTATTGTTTTATGGGAATTTCAATACTATGAATGAAGAAGAGTATGTAACGCAGATGACCAGTTTAATGTACAAAGGAGATGAGTTGTATGAAACTATAGCAAAAGATACTTATCACTTAGGTAAAACAATAGACCAAAAATTTAGACTCCTTCGTAAATCGTTTCATGTTTTTTTAATCGGAATTATTCTTTCGGTGATAGCGTTCATTCTTTGTCATTTATTATTCGGAACAATGGTCTAATACCAGGAT
Coding sequences within:
- a CDS encoding Pycsar system effector family protein, coding for MEPKDKKTQKAESKYLMEELNIDMDGLKALKKKLAKVEPRSERGAETLFRLVSKNQYTLNTMIDRKSNILISINALILSIILGTVYGQLDKDPHLIYPVVMMLLTNIISIAFAIFATRPELKHGEKHTNNLLFYGNFNTMNEEEYVTQMTSLMYKGDELYETIAKDTYHLGKTIDQKFRLLRKSFHVFLIGIILSVIAFILCHLLFGTMV